From Bacteroidota bacterium, one genomic window encodes:
- the paaB gene encoding 1,2-phenylacetyl-CoA epoxidase subunit B: protein MSTSEWPLWEVFTQKRAGLPFEHAGSVHAPDKELALQNARDVYSRRGEATCLWVVPAEDIVSSTPEDVGSFFEPSNDKIYRHPNFYKTPGASFE from the coding sequence TGGCCATTATGGGAAGTCTTCACTCAAAAGCGCGCAGGTTTACCGTTTGAACATGCAGGAAGCGTACACGCTCCTGATAAAGAATTAGCATTGCAGAATGCACGTGATGTCTATTCGCGAAGAGGTGAAGCAACTTGTTTGTGGGTTGTACCTGCAGAAGATATTGTCAGTTCTACTCCTGAAGATGTCGGATCATTTTTTGAACCAAGTAATGATAAGATCTACCGTCACCCGAATTTCTACAAAACTCCGGGTGCCAGTTTCGAATAA
- the gyrB gene encoding DNA topoisomerase (ATP-hydrolyzing) subunit B has protein sequence MGELINDQVKPTDGVGDGKEVKKNNQSYSADSIQVLEGLEAVRKRPSMYIGDTGMKGLHHLVYEVVDNSIDEALAGYCKNIDVSILPGNIIRVTDDGRGIPTDYHAKEKKSALEVVMTVLHAGGKFDKDSYKVSGGLHGVGVSCVNALSSHLKTEVHREGKIFVQEYSCGKPLYDVKVVGETNRTGTTQTFTPDSTIFNTTDYHYDILATRLRELSFLNKGITLRIEDLRTPDADGNHAKDSYLSLGGLREFVEYLDENREKLTPEPIYMEGERAGIPVEVAMQYNTTFTENIYSYVNNINTHEGGTHLSGFRRALTRTLKSYADKSGYFDKLKFEINGDDFREGLTAIVSVKVQEPQFEGQTKTKLGNNEVMGAVDQAVSDMLSAYLEEHPREARTIVDKVILAATARHAARKAREMVQRKNVLQGTGLPGKLSDCSDSDPSICELYLVEGDSAGGTAKQGRNRAYQAILPLRGKILNVEKAMEYRIYENEEIRNIFTALGVFRDDSKEGRPLNMDKLRYHKVVIMTDADVDGSHITTLILTFFFRHMRELVEHGYLYIATPPLYLVKKGKEQTYAWTDEQRLAAIKILAGDGKEENVNTQRYKGLGEMNAEQLWETTMNPETRTLRQVTIDSVVEADRVFSMLMGDDVPPRREFIEKNAKYAKIDA, from the coding sequence ATGGGTGAATTGATAAACGACCAAGTGAAACCAACCGACGGCGTCGGTGACGGCAAAGAAGTGAAAAAAAACAACCAAAGTTATTCGGCAGATTCCATCCAGGTATTGGAAGGACTTGAAGCAGTCCGGAAGCGTCCTTCAATGTACATTGGGGATACCGGAATGAAAGGACTGCATCATTTGGTTTATGAAGTGGTAGATAACTCTATCGATGAGGCTCTTGCGGGTTATTGCAAGAACATTGATGTGTCTATCCTTCCGGGTAACATAATTCGTGTTACAGACGATGGACGGGGAATTCCGACCGATTATCATGCGAAAGAGAAAAAAAGCGCTCTGGAGGTCGTTATGACTGTTCTACACGCCGGGGGTAAATTTGATAAGGACTCTTATAAAGTTTCCGGTGGATTGCATGGTGTGGGTGTATCATGTGTAAATGCTCTTTCATCACATTTAAAAACAGAAGTTCATCGCGAAGGAAAAATTTTCGTTCAGGAATATTCTTGCGGTAAACCGCTTTATGATGTTAAGGTTGTTGGCGAAACAAATCGTACAGGTACAACACAAACATTCACTCCGGATTCCACAATTTTCAATACAACAGATTATCATTATGATATTCTTGCAACACGTTTGCGTGAATTGTCATTTTTAAATAAAGGTATCACATTAAGGATCGAAGATCTTCGTACTCCTGATGCCGATGGAAATCATGCGAAAGATTCTTATCTGAGTTTAGGTGGACTACGTGAATTCGTAGAATACCTCGATGAGAACAGAGAGAAACTGACACCGGAGCCAATCTATATGGAAGGTGAACGTGCAGGAATTCCTGTTGAAGTTGCCATGCAGTACAATACTACATTCACAGAGAATATTTATTCGTATGTGAACAACATCAATACGCATGAAGGTGGAACACATCTTTCCGGTTTCAGAAGAGCGTTGACGCGTACTTTGAAATCGTATGCAGATAAATCAGGATATTTTGACAAACTGAAATTTGAGATCAATGGTGATGACTTCCGTGAAGGACTTACTGCAATTGTTTCTGTAAAAGTTCAGGAGCCGCAATTTGAAGGACAGACAAAGACAAAACTTGGTAATAACGAAGTGATGGGCGCTGTTGATCAGGCTGTGAGTGATATGTTAAGTGCATATCTTGAAGAACATCCGCGTGAAGCAAGAACGATTGTCGACAAAGTTATACTCGCTGCTACTGCACGTCATGCTGCCCGCAAGGCGCGTGAAATGGTTCAGCGTAAAAATGTACTTCAGGGAACAGGATTACCGGGAAAACTTTCAGATTGCAGTGATAGTGATCCATCTATTTGTGAATTGTACTTAGTCGAGGGAGATTCTGCCGGCGGTACTGCAAAGCAAGGTCGTAACCGTGCATATCAGGCTATTTTACCTTTGAGAGGTAAAATTCTGAACGTTGAAAAAGCGATGGAATACCGTATCTATGAAAACGAAGAGATCCGGAATATTTTTACTGCACTCGGAGTATTCCGTGACGACAGTAAAGAAGGCCGTCCGCTGAACATGGATAAACTGCGTTACCACAAAGTTGTGATCATGACCGATGCCGACGTTGATGGATCTCACATTACAACATTGATCTTAACATTCTTCTTCCGTCACATGCGTGAATTGGTAGAACATGGATATTTATACATTGCTACTCCTCCACTTTACTTAGTGAAAAAAGGAAAAGAGCAAACTTACGCATGGACTGACGAGCAACGACTTGCGGCTATAAAAATTTTAGCCGGTGATGGTAAAGAAGAGAATGTAAACACTCAACGATACAAGGGTCTTGGAGAGATGAATGCAGAGCAACTTTGGGAAACAACTATGAATCCGGAAACTCGCACTCTGCGTCAGGTTACAATTGACAGTGTTGTTGAAGCTGATCGCGTATTCTCAATGTTGATGGGCGATGATGTTCCACCACGCAGAGAATTTATAGAGAAAAATGCGAAGTATGCGAAGATTGATGCTTAA
- a CDS encoding T9SS type A sorting domain-containing protein, with protein sequence MNSYSFSVRLLTIIIFLFITNNSLAQQLCVKCYRQNTSIEAGTINLIQNGSFENTTCSPGSFQSFCNASVNSNCSVSNWTCTGGGTLTYSSIVDSNEATISDGNFAAYFGNMWAYVCSSTQWDTTCLNSLSCEYTGISSGYPYSEALYGNDTGVSLEQTVYGIIPGNRYILEFWAGGEIDIGQFTDPGIFAVDVGYGKHYLNCTPTFGADTGTVYLIEFIASAPSHTIKFTNWGHMCYNCTELVLDNVKLYPAEYLPKNIPGCLIGIEDYGRNIIAEIYPSPFQNVLSVNVDISKEINLFLYDVTGRLVIYNRFIYSTEINTTQLSSGIYFI encoded by the coding sequence ATGAATTCATATTCCTTCTCTGTGCGCCTGTTGACCATAATTATATTCCTGTTTATTACCAACAATTCTTTAGCACAACAGCTATGTGTAAAGTGTTATCGACAGAACACATCAATTGAAGCAGGTACAATAAATCTTATTCAGAACGGTAGTTTTGAAAATACAACATGCTCACCGGGAAGCTTTCAAAGTTTCTGTAATGCGTCTGTAAATTCTAATTGTTCTGTTAGCAACTGGACCTGCACTGGTGGTGGAACTTTAACTTACAGTTCGATCGTTGACAGTAATGAGGCAACAATTAGTGACGGTAATTTTGCGGCATACTTCGGTAACATGTGGGCATATGTGTGTTCATCTACTCAATGGGACACTACTTGCCTGAATTCGCTTTCCTGCGAATACACTGGAATTTCATCCGGCTATCCATACAGTGAAGCCTTATATGGAAATGATACAGGCGTTTCTCTTGAACAAACAGTTTATGGAATAATTCCCGGCAATAGATATATTCTTGAATTCTGGGCAGGCGGAGAAATTGATATTGGTCAATTTACTGATCCTGGAATTTTTGCTGTTGATGTCGGATATGGAAAACACTATCTAAACTGTACGCCCACCTTTGGTGCCGATACAGGTACAGTTTATCTGATTGAATTTATAGCCAGTGCTCCATCACATACAATTAAATTCACCAACTGGGGACATATGTGTTACAATTGCACCGAACTTGTACTTGATAATGTAAAACTCTATCCTGCAGAATATCTTCCTAAAAATATCCCTGGTTGTTTGATTGGCATAGAGGATTACGGAAGAAATATTATTGCAGAAATATATCCATCTCCATTTCAGAATGTACTATCAGTTAATGTAGATATTTCCAAAGAAATTAATTTATTTTTATATGATGTTACAGGAAGATTGGTAATATATAACAGATTTATTTATTCAACAGAAATTAATACTACACAACTTTCATCAGGTATTTACTTTATATAA
- a CDS encoding enoyl-CoA hydratase/isomerase family protein has product MLINYTIDGSVARITLNRPDKFNSFNREMALELQGALKNAQKDENVRAIYITAEGKAFCAGQDLTEAMDPSGPGIEKIVAEHYNPIVILLRMIEKPIICAVNGVAAGAGANIAFACDITYAGKSASFIQAFSKIGLVPDSGGTYTLPRLIGFQKATALMMLGDKVLAEDAEKMGMIFKAVDDAELQTVAFQTAKTLSEMPTKGLGLTKRLLNKSFSNTFENQLQQEQITQAEAGQTHDYNEGVKAFLEKRKAVFKGK; this is encoded by the coding sequence ATGTTAATTAACTACACAATTGATGGCAGTGTTGCCCGCATCACTCTTAACCGTCCCGACAAATTTAATAGTTTCAACCGTGAAATGGCTCTTGAACTTCAAGGTGCACTGAAAAATGCACAGAAAGATGAGAACGTCCGTGCCATTTATATTACTGCTGAAGGAAAAGCGTTTTGTGCAGGACAAGATCTCACTGAAGCAATGGATCCTAGTGGACCGGGAATTGAAAAAATTGTAGCAGAGCACTACAATCCAATTGTTATTCTTCTGCGCATGATTGAAAAGCCAATCATCTGTGCGGTGAATGGAGTAGCAGCAGGAGCAGGAGCAAACATTGCTTTTGCATGTGATATTACGTATGCAGGAAAATCTGCAAGTTTCATTCAGGCATTCAGTAAAATTGGTTTAGTGCCTGATAGCGGCGGAACATATACTTTACCACGATTGATCGGTTTCCAGAAAGCAACCGCATTAATGATGCTTGGCGATAAAGTTCTTGCAGAAGATGCAGAGAAAATGGGAATGATCTTTAAAGCAGTTGATGATGCAGAATTGCAAACTGTCGCTTTTCAAACAGCAAAGACGCTTTCTGAAATGCCAACCAAAGGTTTAGGACTTACTAAACGCTTATTAAATAAATCATTCAGTAATACTTTCGAAAACCAATTGCAACAAGAACAAATCACCCAAGCCGAAGCCGGGCAAACTCATGATTACAATGAAGGAGTGAAAGCGTTTCTGGAAAAGCGGAAAGCGGTGTTTAAAGGTAAGTGA
- a CDS encoding amidohydrolase: MLKDKIKSLASKFHPDIVACRRHLHMNPELSFQEFNTQKFVEEKLKEYGITNQHRLANTGVVALIEGKNPGKKVVALRADMDALPIVETNNVDYKSKNTGVMHACGHDVHTSSLLGVVRILNELKNEFEGTVKFIFQPGEEKLPGGASMMIKEGVLENPKPNSVIGQHVMPQIKAGKIGFRKGLYMASTDEIYVKVKGKGGHGAMPHLTIDPVLITSHMIVALQQIVSRNAKPSVPSVLTFGKVIANGATNVIPDEVYLEGTFRTLNEEWRAEAHMRMKKMAEGLVESMGGKVEFNIVKGYPFLINDEELTDRARKFATEYVGTENIEDLEIWMAAEDFAFYSQQASACFYRLGVRNEERGITSSVHTSTFDIDETALETGAGLMAYMAIRELAAFIENKNKAYREKGKPLSNELSFSIFLLLFNFS, from the coding sequence ATGCTTAAAGATAAAATAAAGTCCCTCGCATCCAAATTCCACCCCGACATCGTCGCTTGTCGTCGTCATCTGCATATGAATCCGGAGTTGTCTTTTCAGGAATTCAATACTCAGAAGTTTGTTGAGGAAAAGTTGAAAGAGTATGGAATTACGAATCAGCATCGGTTAGCAAATACCGGTGTTGTTGCATTGATCGAAGGTAAAAATCCGGGAAAGAAAGTAGTGGCATTGCGTGCAGATATGGATGCATTACCAATCGTTGAAACAAATAACGTCGATTATAAATCAAAAAATACAGGAGTTATGCATGCCTGCGGACATGATGTACATACATCTTCTCTACTTGGCGTTGTGAGAATTTTGAATGAATTAAAAAATGAATTTGAAGGAACAGTAAAATTTATTTTTCAGCCCGGTGAAGAAAAATTGCCGGGCGGTGCATCGATGATGATCAAAGAAGGTGTTTTGGAAAATCCGAAACCGAATTCTGTTATTGGTCAGCACGTAATGCCTCAGATAAAAGCCGGAAAGATCGGTTTCAGAAAAGGTCTTTATATGGCAAGCACCGATGAGATCTATGTAAAAGTAAAAGGTAAAGGTGGACATGGCGCAATGCCGCATTTGACAATTGATCCTGTACTGATCACTTCTCACATGATCGTTGCCTTGCAACAGATTGTCAGCAGGAATGCAAAACCATCGGTCCCATCAGTGCTGACATTTGGAAAAGTTATCGCTAACGGCGCTACGAATGTAATTCCGGATGAAGTGTATCTTGAAGGAACTTTCAGAACTCTTAACGAAGAATGGCGCGCAGAAGCACATATGCGTATGAAAAAAATGGCCGAAGGACTTGTAGAAAGTATGGGCGGAAAAGTTGAATTCAATATTGTAAAAGGATATCCATTTTTAATCAACGATGAAGAACTGACTGATCGAGCACGTAAGTTTGCAACAGAATATGTAGGCACTGAAAACATTGAAGACCTTGAAATCTGGATGGCTGCGGAAGATTTTGCATTTTATTCTCAGCAAGCTTCAGCATGTTTTTATCGGCTTGGTGTTCGTAATGAAGAACGAGGGATTACTTCATCGGTTCATACTAGTACTTTTGATATTGATGAAACTGCTTTGGAAACAGGAGCAGGGTTGATGGCGTATATGGCAATTAGGGAACTGGCTGCCTTCATCGAAAATAAAAACAAAGCATATAGGGAAAAAGGAAAGCCGCTCTCTAATGAGCTTTCCTTTTCTATTTTCTTATTACTTTTTAATTTCTCTTAA
- a CDS encoding T9SS type A sorting domain-containing protein, whose amino-acid sequence MTGNTDTLNTNTKFLSLIKTDSAGFSICDSAGSSPAFISDTIETSPYNHPIHVMDFMESPYFYDTLRLFDTPFRQTNYCISTNDPEITKDESEIQIYPNPSNGTFSINGFQLGSKINIEILNSVGQSISQSKSINSHENLNCQFHPGLYYIKISDEKNNYVKKLIIE is encoded by the coding sequence TTGACAGGCAATACTGATACTTTAAATACAAACACAAAATTTTTATCACTTATTAAAACTGATTCCGCAGGTTTTTCTATTTGTGACTCAGCAGGTTCAAGTCCTGCTTTTATTTCAGATACAATAGAAACTTCTCCATACAATCATCCGATCCACGTAATGGACTTTATGGAAAGTCCGTATTTTTATGATACACTCAGATTGTTTGACACACCTTTCAGACAAACTAATTATTGTATTTCAACAAATGATCCGGAAATCACCAAAGACGAATCAGAGATACAAATCTATCCTAATCCTTCCAATGGCACATTTTCAATTAATGGTTTTCAGTTGGGTTCAAAGATCAATATTGAAATTTTAAATTCCGTAGGCCAAAGTATTTCACAATCGAAAAGTATAAATAGCCATGAAAATCTGAACTGCCAATTTCACCCGGGACTTTATTATATAAAAATAAGCGACGAAAAAAATAATTATGTAAAGAAGCTTATAATTGAATAG
- a CDS encoding DNA polymerase III subunit gamma/tau, whose translation MEKFVVSARKYRPITFSTVVGQPNITNTLKNAIRNNHLAQAFLFTGPRGVGKTTTARILAKTINCVNVTPEVEACNTCEMCVAFNEGQSLNIYELDAASNNSVDDIRALVDQVRYAPQMGKYKVYIIDEVHMLSVQAFNAFLKTLEEPPSYAIFILATTEKHKIIPTILSRCQIFDFSRISVENIVSHLQHVAQSEGVTAEIDALHIIAQKAEGALRDSLSIFDQLVSFAGNNLTYKDVIQNLNILDYDYYFRITDDLLTGKIPEVLMAFNEILNHGFDAHNFITGLASHFRDLLVCKDEITLSLLEVSPSVKEKYRVQAISCTANWLLYQLDLASKADYQYRSAKNQRLHIELTLMKMCTSQQIISAPAEGAKKKIELAINSVAASPAVTQPVSSPVSVPVAAAAVVTPQINPAVISEPVAKPIVAETKKAENPVSTPSRPSAPSYKKSISIKEDRVVEKKAVVNTEEVLPDLSAPFDQPMLEGLWRIYSEKLEKHGRMTLSAAMKKRNPTVGKNFELNFIVDSAAAEKDLNEEKLELLIYLRKELSNYKISLTVIVNVNETSDGPAYTPSEKFKRLAEINPAMNELKKSFDLEIEY comes from the coding sequence ATGGAAAAATTTGTTGTCAGTGCAAGAAAATATCGTCCGATCACATTCAGCACTGTTGTCGGGCAACCGAACATTACCAATACGCTAAAGAATGCAATTCGAAACAATCACCTTGCACAGGCTTTTTTGTTTACCGGACCACGTGGTGTTGGTAAGACAACTACTGCAAGGATCCTTGCTAAAACGATCAATTGTGTAAATGTTACTCCTGAAGTTGAAGCGTGTAATACATGCGAGATGTGTGTAGCTTTCAATGAAGGACAATCACTGAATATTTATGAATTAGATGCTGCGAGTAATAACTCAGTAGATGATATCAGGGCTTTGGTCGATCAGGTTCGGTATGCACCGCAGATGGGGAAATACAAAGTGTATATCATCGATGAGGTTCACATGCTTTCTGTTCAAGCCTTCAATGCATTTTTGAAAACACTCGAAGAGCCGCCATCATATGCAATTTTCATTCTTGCAACAACGGAAAAACATAAGATCATACCTACGATCTTGTCGCGTTGTCAGATCTTTGATTTCAGCAGAATCTCAGTAGAAAATATTGTAAGTCATCTTCAACACGTAGCTCAAAGCGAAGGTGTCACTGCTGAGATTGATGCACTTCACATCATTGCACAAAAAGCAGAAGGCGCTTTGCGGGATTCATTGAGTATTTTTGATCAGCTGGTTTCTTTTGCGGGAAATAACCTTACCTACAAAGATGTTATTCAGAATCTCAATATTCTTGATTACGATTATTATTTCCGGATAACAGACGATTTACTTACAGGAAAAATTCCGGAAGTCCTGATGGCATTTAATGAGATCCTGAATCATGGATTCGATGCGCACAATTTTATAACCGGGCTTGCATCACATTTCCGTGATCTTTTGGTATGTAAAGATGAGATCACACTTTCACTTCTTGAAGTGAGTCCTTCTGTCAAAGAGAAATACCGGGTTCAGGCCATTTCATGTACTGCAAACTGGTTACTTTATCAACTTGATCTTGCAAGTAAAGCAGATTATCAATATCGCTCAGCAAAAAATCAACGGCTACACATTGAACTCACACTGATGAAAATGTGTACTAGTCAACAAATCATTTCAGCACCTGCAGAGGGTGCTAAAAAAAAAATTGAGTTAGCGATAAACAGTGTTGCTGCATCGCCTGCTGTTACACAACCCGTTTCAAGTCCTGTCTCAGTACCCGTTGCAGCTGCTGCAGTAGTTACTCCTCAAATCAATCCTGCTGTAATTTCTGAACCGGTAGCAAAACCGATTGTTGCAGAAACAAAAAAAGCCGAGAATCCTGTCTCAACTCCATCTCGTCCTTCTGCTCCATCCTACAAAAAATCAATTTCTATTAAAGAAGATCGTGTTGTAGAAAAGAAAGCCGTTGTAAATACCGAAGAAGTATTACCGGATCTATCAGCACCTTTCGATCAACCGATGCTTGAAGGATTGTGGAGAATTTATTCAGAGAAACTGGAAAAACATGGTCGTATGACTTTGTCTGCAGCAATGAAAAAAAGAAATCCGACCGTAGGAAAAAACTTTGAATTGAATTTTATCGTTGATAGTGCTGCAGCAGAAAAAGATCTGAACGAAGAAAAACTTGAATTACTTATTTACCTGCGAAAAGAGCTTTCAAATTATAAGATCAGTCTGACGGTCATAGTAAATGTAAATGAAACATCTGATGGCCCCGCTTACACTCCATCAGAAAAATTCAAAAGATTAGCAGAGATAAATCCGGCGATGAATGAATTGAAGAAGTCGTTTGATCTGGAGATTGAATATTAA
- a CDS encoding HU family DNA-binding protein, translated as MNKAELVDAMASEAKITKADASRALEAFMNVTSKTLKKGERVALIGFGTFTVAKRSARNGRNPQTGKPIKIAAKRVAKFKAGAELSAKVK; from the coding sequence ATGAACAAAGCTGAATTGGTGGATGCCATGGCATCTGAAGCAAAAATTACCAAAGCTGATGCATCTCGTGCTTTAGAAGCGTTTATGAATGTTACTTCTAAAACATTGAAAAAAGGAGAGCGCGTAGCTCTTATCGGCTTCGGAACTTTCACAGTTGCTAAACGTTCTGCCCGCAATGGTCGTAACCCACAAACTGGCAAGCCGATCAAGATCGCTGCTAAACGTGTGGCTAAATTCAAAGCCGGAGCTGAATTATCTGCAAAGGTGAAATAA
- the paaC gene encoding phenylacetate-CoA oxygenase subunit PaaC, with amino-acid sequence MSELNKNIAEYSLRIGDTSLILGQRLAEWCGHGPILEEDIALTNVSLDLIGQARAFLTYAGENEGLNRSEDDLAFLREAREYKNRLMAEQPNGDYAQTMIRQFFLSVYQYYFFTELMKSKDATLAALAEKSLKEVTYHVRHSSEWVIRFGDGTEESHVRTLEAIDTLWKYTGDLFETDQVDIDLVKAGIAVDMNVVRGNWDKKINEVFEKATLTVPEDSFMIGGSIKGLHSEHLGHLLSEMQVLPRSFPGVEW; translated from the coding sequence ATGTCTGAATTAAATAAAAACATTGCCGAATACTCATTAAGAATTGGAGATACCAGTTTGATACTTGGTCAGCGTCTTGCTGAATGGTGTGGACATGGGCCAATACTGGAGGAAGATATTGCACTTACGAATGTTTCATTAGATCTGATCGGACAAGCACGCGCATTTCTGACTTATGCAGGCGAGAATGAAGGTTTGAATCGTAGCGAAGATGATCTTGCTTTTTTACGTGAAGCGCGCGAATACAAAAATAGATTAATGGCAGAGCAGCCTAACGGCGATTATGCACAAACGATGATCCGCCAGTTTTTCCTGAGCGTATATCAATATTATTTCTTTACTGAACTCATGAAAAGCAAAGATGCTACTTTAGCTGCTCTTGCTGAAAAATCACTGAAGGAAGTTACTTATCATGTCAGACATAGTAGCGAATGGGTTATTCGTTTTGGTGATGGCACTGAAGAAAGTCACGTCAGAACACTTGAAGCTATTGATACGCTCTGGAAATATACAGGTGATCTTTTTGAAACGGATCAGGTAGATATCGATCTTGTCAAAGCAGGTATTGCAGTTGACATGAATGTAGTTCGTGGTAATTGGGATAAAAAAATAAACGAAGTCTTTGAAAAAGCTACATTGACTGTTCCTGAAGATAGCTTTATGATTGGTGGAAGCATCAAAGGATTACACAGTGAACATTTAGGACATTTATTGTCTGAAATGCAGGTATTACCAAGGTCCTTCCCGGGCGTAGAATGGTGA
- the paaJ gene encoding phenylacetate-CoA oxygenase subunit PaaJ, whose amino-acid sequence MLSTKFSEKEIYDLIAGIPDPEIPVITIEDLGILREVKIEDGKVKVFITPTYSGCPAMKAIENDIADILRKNEINSFEVKTVFAPVWTTDWISDEAKEKLRKYGISPPEKSSSDKNILLNKHVRCPQCNSENTVLISQFGSTACKALYKCQDCLEPFDHFKCH is encoded by the coding sequence ATGTTAAGTACAAAATTTTCCGAAAAAGAAATTTACGATCTGATAGCAGGTATTCCGGATCCTGAAATTCCTGTGATCACAATTGAAGATCTCGGAATTTTACGTGAAGTAAAAATCGAAGATGGAAAAGTAAAAGTATTTATCACTCCGACATATAGTGGTTGTCCTGCGATGAAAGCAATCGAGAACGACATTGCAGACATTTTAAGAAAAAATGAAATCAATTCTTTTGAAGTAAAAACTGTTTTCGCTCCTGTATGGACAACCGATTGGATCTCTGACGAAGCGAAAGAAAAACTTCGCAAGTATGGCATTTCACCTCCTGAAAAAAGTTCTTCCGATAAAAATATTTTATTGAACAAACATGTGCGTTGTCCGCAATGTAATAGTGAGAATACTGTTCTGATCAGTCAGTTTGGATCAACCGCTTGTAAAGCACTTTATAAATGCCAGGATTGTCTGGAGCCGTTTGATCATTTTAAGTGTCATTGA